The stretch of DNA CCTGAGCCTCACCAACGGCTTTACTCGCGCCCTGGTGGACGCGACCCTGCGGGCCAGCCCCCATCTGAGCCTGACCTCCTACGCGCCCGCGGGCCGCGATGCGGGACTGGAGGCCGAGGTGCGCTCGGACCCCCGCGTCACCGCGTTCGTGCCCTTTGTGGGCGACAAGGGCCTGCTGACCCGCCCCGCCGGGGAGGGCCGCGCGGCGGGGGTGGATTTTGCCACCCTCTTCGGCGTGACCCCAGCCGCGGCGGGGGTGCTGGGGCTGCGGCCGGAGGAAGCGCGGCTGCTGCGCGGGCTGGGCCAGAACGAGATCCTGCTGGGCGAGGCCTTGGCCCGCAGCGTGGGGGCCTTTCCGGGAGACGAGGTGCGGCTGCTCAGCAGCACCCAGCGCCGGGCGACCCTGCGGGTGGTGGGGGTGTTCAGCACAGGCAACTTCCTGATCGACTCGGGCTACGCCTTTACCCGCCTGGGGACCCTCCAGGCCCTTCAGGGCACGCGGAACATCACCGGCTACCAGCTTCGCCTGCGCGACCCGGACCTCGCCCGCGAGGTGGGGCAGGAGCTGACGCGGCTGCGGCCCTACGCTTCCCTGCCCTGGCAGGACCTGTACGGCACGCTGCTCGACCAGCTCGCCCTGCAAAAGCGCGTGATCGCCTTCGTGGTGTTCCTGATCGTGATCGTGGCAGCGTTCGGCATTGCCAACGTGCTGACCCTGGCCGTCTTCGAGAAGACCCAGGAGATCGCCATCCTGCGGGCCATCGGCGCCACGCGGGGGCTGATCACGCGCGTCTTCCTGATCGAGGGAGCGGTGCTGGGGCTGGGGGGGCTGCTGCTGGGCAACCTGCTGGGGTTGGGCATCAGCCTGTATTTCACCGTGCGGCCTTTTCAGTTGCCGGGCGATCTCTACTTCATCACCGCGCTGCCCGTGGAGGTGCGCTGGACAGACCTGCTGTGGGTCAACGCGGTGGGCCTGGGCACCACGCTGCTCGCGGCCCTGATTCCGGCCCGGCGGGCGGCAGGCGTGGAACCTGCCCGGATCATTCGCTAAGGAGGCCACAGGGGCGCCGCCTCCCACCTGCCTCCACGCCGTCCAAAAACTTCGTCCCTGTCGCTGCCACAACCTGACCGTCGGCTGAACCACCATTAAGTTTCGGGGCGCCCCCGCTCATGGCCCGTCATGGACCCCCCCTTAGGCTGCGTCTCGGAGGTACACCCATGAAGAAGCTTCTGATGATTCCCGCCGCAATGCTCCTCGGCACGGCGGCTGCGGCTCCCCGAATCAGCGCCCAGAGCATTATCGTCAACCCCACGCAGCCCAACCTGTCGGTCAGCGTGCGTGTGAACAAGGACACCAGCGGCAACGCCAACCCCACCTACCGCGTGGGCGAGAACATCTCGATCTCGACGAGCGTCAACCGCGACGCCTACGTCTACCTGTTCAACGTGGACGCCAACGGCGAAGTCACCCAGATCCTGCCCAACCGTCTTGGCGGCGACAACTTCGTCAAGGCGAACACCACCGTGACTTTTCCCCGTGCGGGCGCCAACTTCACCTTCACGGTCGGCGAAGACCTCGGCCTGAACAAGGTGCTGGCCCTCGCCAGCCTGACGCCGCTGAACCTCGACCAGCTCAGCTCCTTCAAGAGCCAGCAGGACCAGTTCGCCACCGTGAACGCCCGTGGCCAGCAGCAGCTCGCGCAGGCCCTGAGCATCGTGGTGAACCCCATTCCGCAAAACAGCTGGGTGACCGACACGGCCTTCTTCACGGTCGTCGGCCAGACCCCCGTGCAGACGGGCAGCCTGTTCGTGGGCACCAACGTCGCCAACGCCACCGTGACCCTCAACGGCCAGCGCCTCGGCAGCGCCAACACCACCTTCAGCAACCTCCGCCCGGGCACCTACCCGGTGCGCGTGCAGGCCCCTGGCTTCCGGGACTTCACCACGACCATCACCGTCCGGGCGGGCGTGACCACCAACCTGAACGTGGACTTCGCGCAGGCCGTGACCCCGGCCCCCGTGGTGAGCAACCAGTACACGCTGTCGATCCGCAGCAACGTGGCCGGTGCGCGCGTGTTCGTGGACGGGCGCGAGGTCGGCACCATCCAGGGCGGCACCCTGAGCGTGTCCGTGCCGCGTGGCAGCGTCGAGGTCGTGCTGATCGCCCCCGGCTACCGCACCTTCGTGAACACCTACAACGTCACCCGCAACAGCCAGATCACCATCACCCCCGCCCGCTAAAGCCGCGAGGGACCAGCCCAGACCCCCACCCGCCGCGGTGGGGGTTTTGGTTTGCCCTTACGGCCCCTCGCCCAGCAGGTCGTGCAGCACCCGCGCCGTCATGCCCCAGATGTCGTGCCCGCGCCAGGGATAGCGGTAGAGGGGCACCCGTTCTCCGCCCGGCAGGGTGCGCGTCTCGCGGACCAGGGGAGCGGCCCGCAACTCGCTCAGCGTGGGGAGCAGCAACTCGGCCACCTCCGCGCTGAGGGTGAGCCGGAGTTCTGCGGGGATGCGGGCCAGGATGGGCGTGACATGGAAGCCGACCGGGGTGAACACGTCGTCGAGTTCGCCCAGCACGGTCACGTCGGCGGGGGAGAGGCCCACCTCCTCCTCGGCCTCACGTAGGGCCGCCTGCACCGGGGTTTCGCCAGGGTCGAGGCTGCCCCCCGGAAAGCTGATCTGGCCCCGGTGGGTGGGCAGGTCCGCCGAGCGCACCGTGAGCAGCACGCGCGGGTCGGGCTCGCGGGTGAGGCCCACCAGAACGGCGGCGCGGCGAAAGTCGGGGAGGTGCAGCCGGGAGCGGGGACGCTGCCCGACCCACACCGCCCAGGGGTCCTCCAGCACGGCGCCGAGGGGATCGGGGGTGTCCGTCATTCTTCCTCCGGGTCGGGCAGGGCCAGCAGCCGCGCCTGGGTGTGCTCCCGCAGGGCGACCTCCGCGTCCACCCCCAGCGAGCGTGCCCAGGCGACGGCGGCGGCCAGCACCCCGGCCACGCCCTCGGCGGAATCGGGCGCGTTCTCCAGCGCTGCCCGGACCCCCCCGCGCCCCCCCTTGGCGGTTCCTGCCAGCTTCTGCGCCGCCGTCTCACGGGCCAGCGCCCCCAGCGCGGTGGGCACCCGGTCGGCGGCGCGGCGGGGTTGCCCTCCACGCTCGGCGGCCTTGATCGCCTGCCAGTTGACGACGACCTCGCCCGCATCCGCGACCTGCACGTCCCCGAAGACGTGGGGGTGCCGCCGCACCAGCTTCTCCACGATGCCGCGCTCCACGTCCGCGTAGCCGAAGGTGCCAGCCTCCTCCGCAATCACCGAATGGAAGGCGACTTGCAGCAGCACGTCCCCCAGCTCGGCGGCGAGCGCCTCGGGGCCTTCGGTGACGGCGTCCACGGCCTCGGCCGCTTCCTCCAGCAGGTAGGGGCGCAGGGACTCGTGGGTCTGCTCGCGGTCCCAGGGGCAACCGTCCGGGGCACGCAACCGGCGCAGGGTGGTCAGCAGCTCTTGCATGGGGGCCATGCTAGGGCGAATTGCCCGCCGGGTTCTGTCGCCTGGGCCGGGCCAGTTCGCACCTTCCGGTGAACGTGACGGCGGCACCCTCACCCCCGTTTCACCGTCCGTCAGGTGCGGCGTGCTGCACTGGGCCGCATGAAGAAAGTGCTTCTGCCGCTGGCCCTCGGTTCCCTGATGCTGTCTGCTGCCCCGGCGAACGCCCAGGCCGCGACCGCCTGGAACGCCCAGACCCTCTCGACCGCCCGCTACGCGATCCTGGCCCCCCAGATTCAGGGCAACCCCAACCTGCTCAGCGCCGAGCAGCGGGCGGGCATCCTGGCCGCGATGGGCCGTGACTCGGCCGGAGCGATCAAACGCCGCTATCCGGGGGCGACCATCGTCGCGGACCCGAATGCGCCCGGCGTCATCAAGGTCAGCCCCATCCTGATCGCGCCCGGAGCGCTGGTACCCTGGGCCAAGCTCACCGCCCGGCTGGACTTCGACCTCCCGGCAGGGCGGCGCGTCACCGTGCAGGACCAGTTCGGGCTGCTGACCCTGTGGCAACACCAGCACGACGCGGCGAACTTCCTGTACGACCAGCTTGTGCAGCGCCTGCCCTGAGCCCTTCAGGGAGAGGTGACGAGACGGTCCACGGCGCCCGTCCGGCTGACCTCGAAGAACGAATCCAAGCAGGCGGGCTCCCAGCATCTGAACTGGGAGCCCGCTTGCTTGGGCAAGCGTTACACGAACGCGCTGAAGCCCGTGATCGCCCTACCCACCACCAGCGTGTTGATCTCGTTGGTGCCCTCGTAGGAGTAGATCGCTTCCGTATCCGCGAAGTGCTTGGCGACCCCGTTTTGCAGCAGGATGCCGTTGCCGCCGAAAGTCTCGCGGGCCAGCGCGACTGTCTCGCGGCAGCGGGCCGCCGTGACCACCTTGGCGAGCGAGGCGTGCTCATCCTTCATCTCGCCCGCGTCGGCCATGTCCGAGAGCCGCAGCACCAGGGCCAGCATGCTCGTCACGTTGCCCAGCATATGCACGAGGTGGTTCTGGATCAGTTGAAACTCCCCGATGCGCTTGCCGAACTGCTCGCGGGTCTGCGCGTAGCCCAGCGCCAGCTCGTAGGCGCCCAGCGCACAGCCCACTCCCTGCCACGCCACGCCCGCCCGCGTGAGCCGCAGCACCTCGGCGGTCGTGCGCCAGCCGCGCACGGCTTGCAGGCGGTCGGACTCGGGCACCCGGCAGTCCTCCAGAAAGACGTGCCCGTTTTCCACGATCCGCAGGGCCGTCTTGCCCTCGATCTTCTCGACCCGGTACCCCGCCGTGCCCGCCCGCACGATGAAGCCGCGCACCTCGCTGCTCTCCTCGTCCCGCGCCCAGACCACGGTGAAGTCGCTGAAGGGCGAGTTGCCGATCCAGTACTTCTCGCCGTTCAGGACCCAACTGTCCCCGTCGCGGCGGCAGGTCGTGCGCATGCCCTGGCTGACCTGCGAGCCGCCCTCCGGCTCGGTGAGGCCGAAGGCACCGATGGCCTCCAGGTCGAGCATCTTGGGCAGCCATTCGGCTTTCTGTTCTTCACTGCCGCCCAGCGCGATGGAGGCGAAGGCCAGCCCCGCGTGCACGCCGAAGAAGACGGCGGTGGACACGTCCACCCGGCAGGCTTCCAGGGTGATCAGGCCCTCGACGAGGGTGGCGTCGGGCTTGCGGGTGCCGTCCTCGTTCCAGACCCGGCGCACGAGGTCGAGTTTGCGGAGTTCGGCAATCATCTGTTGGGGGAACTCGTCTCGGTTCCAGTACACGTTCATGATGGGGCGCACCTGATCGGTCATGAAGGTCCGCACCTGTTGCCGGACCTCCCGCTGCTCCGGGGTCAGGCGGTCAAGCTGACCGTAGAAGTCCCCGTCGGGCGCGGGCAGGTCGGCGGTGCGGCCCCCGCCGCCGCCCAGGGTGCGGGCGAGCTGCTTGAGCTGGCCGTCGTTGAGCTGCGACACGCTGGAGAGCAGGCCCGGCAGGTCCACCTTCTGCCCCAGCCGCTCAAGGGCGCCGAGGTCAAGGTGCGCGAGCATCGCCTGGAGGGTGGCTGGATTGGTCATGCCTTCTCTTGTACCCGGTGCAAGTTGTCCAGACTGGGGCCTTCCACCCCAGCTCCCATTCACCCGGCCTTGAGACTCGGCCCCCTGGCGGCGGCGGACGCGACAGCATGCGGGCGTGACCGCCCCCCTCCGGCCCACCCGCCCGCTGCCCACCCGGCCCGCCGGATACGTGGAACTCGCCCGCTACAGCAGCCTGGGCCGCTTCTGGACGTATCTGGCGAGTGCCGTGCGGGTGGGCCGCGAGGTGAAGGAGGTGCGCGGCGACCTCCCCGAAACGTGCCGCCGCCGCATCAGCGGGTACGCCCTGCCGGGCGCGGCCCTGCTCCTCGACGTACCGCGCGTGACCGAGGCGCTCGACGAGGGCTTTGTCGCCCATCCCGCCCTGATCGCCCTCCTCGCCGGGGACCCCGACCCCCTCCGCGCCGAGCTGAATGCCCACTACGAGCTGCGGCTGGACGCCGTGCTCGCCTTTACCGCTGCCCGCGACCTGATCGCCCGCCCGGAATTCCGCTTCGTGCCGCTGGTGCCCGGCCTCTCCGAGCTGCCCACCGACCTGCCTCTCCGCGCCCGCCGGATGGGCCGCGACGAGGTGCACGTGCTGGTGCAGCGGGCGTGTGGGTTGGCCTAGTGGAATGTGGTCAAGCCCCTCTCCACGCTCTCGCCAGCACGTTCCGCCCCTTTACCCATCGCTGTCCGTGCGCTTCTTGGGCTTGCTGGCCGCGAACTTCGCCAGCCGCGCTGTGACGGCCGGGGGCGTGTTGGTCAGCAGGTAGCGCGAGGCGGGGTTACGGCCCGCAAAGACGCCCACCCGGTTCAGCATCGTCCCGAAGAGGTCCTCGGGCATGTCGAGCGCTGGAGTCAGCCGCACCGTGCGCTTGGAGCTGAGGCTGAGGTTCGCCATCACGCCCGCCGCGTGCAGCTCGCGCAGGGCGAGGATGGCGGTCGCCTCGAAGACGATCTCCTTGAGGGGGCCGGGGAGCGGCACGCCCACCATCGGTCGGAACTGCATCGCCAGCAGCAGGCCCTGACCGCGCACACTCTCGAAGAGCCGGGGATACTCCTCTTGCAGGGCGTTCAGCCGCGCCAGTCCCAATTGGCCGAGGCGGGCGCTGCGGGCGGGCAGGTCCTGCTCGACGAGGTACTCCAGCGATTTGAGGCCCACCGCCATCGCCAGCGCGTTCCCGCCGAAGGTGTTGGAGTGCCGCTTGGAACTCAGGCCGCCCAGCATCTTCTTGTAGATCTCGTGCCGCACGATGGTCGCGCCCACCGCCGTCATGCCGCCGCCCAACGGCTTGGCAAGGGTCACGATGTCGGGGTCGAGGCCCTGCGCCGCCGACTCGAACCAGTGCCCGGTGCGCCCCAGCCCGGTCTGAATCTCGTCCGCGATGCAGACGATGCCGGAGCGGCGGCACAGCTCGCCCACCCCGCGCAGGAAGCCCGGCGGGGGGATATTCACGCCGCCCTCGCCCTGAATCGGCTCGACCACCACCGCAACCACCTTGTCCGGCCCCAGCCGCGTCACGAGCTGCTTCAGCGCGTCGAGGTCGCCGTAGGGACTCGTGACCGCCCCCGGCACCAGCGGCCGGAAGATGTCCTGATACTCCGGGTTGGGCGTGAGGCTGAGGCTCCCCAGCGTCTTGCCGTGGTAGCCGCTGGAAAAGGAGACGTAGTACTTCGCCTTCGGCCGCCACGCCTTGGCGAACTTCAGTGCTCCCTCGATGGCCTCGGTGCCGCTGGAGCAGAAGAAGACCTGCGAGTCGGCGTGCGAGGGCAGCTCGCGCGAAAGCAGCCGCACGAGGTTGGTCTGGAGGGCCGCCCGCCACGATGAGCTGGACTGCTGCGGCAGACTCAGCGCCCGGTTCCGGTCCAGAAACTCGTGCAGGAAGCTGGTGATGACGGGCGGCATGTCCCCGAACGGCACCGCCGCGTACCCCGACGCGTTGATGCGCCGCACGCCGTGCTCGTCCTCCATCTCCCAGGGCGACACTCTGTAAAAAGGTCCGGCGAGGTCCAGCAGGCCCAGGCCGTACAGCAGTTCCTCGTTGCCGTACCGCATGTCCAGCGTCCGCACCTGCGCGGCACTGAGGCGTTCATCAAGCACGTCCCCGGCGCGGATGAAGCCCGCTGGGAGTGGGGCGGGGGTATGGGAAGTCACGCGCGGCAGTCTAGCGCCGCTGCGGGGCGGCTCCGAGGCGGTCAGTCAGGTCCCGCGCCAGCTGTGGATTTGCTCCCCGCAGTCCCGGCACCCGTTCGCTGAGGTCCTGCATCCAGTTCCACGCCTCGGCATACAGCATCTCCAGCTCGTCCAGCCGCCCGGTCAGGAGAGCGTATCTTTCCAGCGTCTCCTGGCTCAGCTCCCACTCCGCCCGGCGCGAGGCCGTGAGCCAGTGCTCGGTGTTCCCCTCCGCCAGCCGTGCCAGCCGCAGCAACCCGCCGCGCACCCACCACATCAGCTCCAGCGCCCGCACCCGCTCGCCGCGCTCCAGCACGTTCACGCCGAAGACCAGCCCGTTCAGCAGGCGGTCGTGGATGAGTTGTGCCGCCGTTTCCGGTTGCGGCCGATCCTTTGCCACCAGCGCCGCGAGGTGGGCGGCGAGGCGGCCGCCTTGGTCCTTGAGCAGCATGGCGGCGGGGTCCATGTGCTCGTTGGGCCAAGCTTCCACCTGCGAGAGCGCGGTCTCCGGCTCGGCGTGCAGTTCGACCCGGATCAGATCGTCCATCACGGCATTCGGCGTCCCGAAGTCGTTCGCCACGAAGTGCCGCACCGGGGCGACTGCGTTCAGCCAGGCCCGCACGTCGAAGTTGGGCAGGTCGGCGGGCGCCAGGAACACGTAATACTCCAGGTCGCTGAAGGCGTCGGCGGTGCCCTGGGTGAAACTGCCGTAGGCGAGGGCGTGCCCGATGCGTCCGTCTCGCAGGATCGCGGCGCGGATGGCCCGGTCGAGGTCGCGCTGCGCGGGGGTGACGGGACGGTGGGGAGGCATAGCGCGAGTGTAGCCGCCCCTCAATCCACGTCCACGCCCAGCCCCGGCTCCTGCCACAGCGCCACCATCCGCCGCACCTGTTCCGGCAGATTGCGCCCCAGCGACAGGGGTGGGAGGTCACCCGGCGCGAACCAGCCGCTGTCCAGCGTCTCGGTGTTGTCGGGGTGGGCGGCCACGTCCTCCAGCAACTCGCAGGCGATAAAGACCTTGTACACGGCCCACAGGTCGGGCGGGTGCGGGTGCTTGTCCTTGTCGAGTAGCGCCAGCAGCCTCACGGCCCGGACCCCGCGCCCGGTTTCTTCCCGCACCTCGCGCACCGCGACTTCGCGGGGGCTGTCGCCGGGGTCGGCCCAGCCACCGGGGAGGCTCCACAGCCCGTCGGCCCGCTCGCGCGTGAGCAGCACCTCGCCCGCCGCGTTCAGCACGATGGCCCGCACGTCCACCTTGGGCGTCAGATACCCGCGCTCGATGGTCAGCAGGCTGTGAACCTCCTCCGGCGTCTGCCCGGTGCCTTCAGCCAGCAGCTCTGCGGTGAGCGCGAGCAGACGCTCGAAGCGTTCGCGGTCGTAGGGGTCGCGCGTGTAGGTCAGCCCGGCCTGGGCGATTGCTTGGAGTTCGCGGAGCTGGACGAGGGAAGGCATGGCCGAGCGTATATCCTCGCCCCATGCGTCTGGTCCGAATCGCACACGGCGGCACCCCTTCCTGGGGCGAACTCGAAGGGGCCACCGTGCACCTCACGCGCGGCATGGCGGGCGAGCGGACGGGGGAGACGGTGGCCCTCTCCGCCGCGACCCTGCTCGCCCCCGCCGAACCCAGCAAGATCGTCTGCGTGGGCCGCAACTACGTCAACCACATCAAGGAACTCGGCAACGACACGGGCGAACTGCCGAAGGAACCCGGCATCTTCCTGAAGGGGCCGAACGCGCTGGCCGCCGAGGGCGAGACGGTGGCCTACCCGGAGTGGACCGAGAACTTCCACTTCGAGGGCGAACTGGCGCTGGTGATCGGGCGGCAGGCGCGGGACCTCACCCCGGAGAACGCGCTGGACTCCGTGGCTGGATACACCTGCGGCCTCGACCTCACCGCCCGCGACCGCCAGAAGACCGACCTGCAATGGTTCCGCGCCAAGGCCGCCGACCGCTTCTGCCCGCTGGGGCCGTGGCTGGAGACAGACTTTGACCCCGCCGACGTGCGTGTGATGACGCGAATCAATGGCAAAACGCGGCAGGACGGTCGAACGAGCCACATGATTTTCGACGTGCCCACCATCCTGACCTACCTCACCCGCTACGTGACCCTGGAACCCGGCGACGTGGTGCTCACCGGGACGCCGGAGGGCGTCGGCCCCCTCTCGCGCGGGGACACGGTGGAGGTCGAGGTGGAGGGCATCGGCGTGCTGACCACCCGCATCGGGTAGCCCGGCACGATTCCCCCGCCCGCCCCCGCGCTAGCCTGGGGCGTGTCCCACAACCCGCTCCCCTCCCGCGTGCTGACGCTCGCGCTCTCGCTGTCCCTGGGGCTGGCGGGCGCGAGTCCGGCGACCGACCTGTACGGGTCGGCGACCCAGGCCCTGGAAACGCGCTACTTCGGCTGGGCGACCGCCGACCGCGCCGACCTCACCCGGCGCTACGCCGACGTGCTGGCCGAGCGCTGCGCCCCCCAGGGCGACGCCTGCGACTACGCCACCGCCCGCGCGGTGCTGGGCGACCTCCTGACCGAACTCGGCGACCCCCACACCAACGTCCGCGACCCGGAGGGGGCCGAGCGGCTGCGCGAGGTCAGCGAGAACCGCGCCGTGCCCCGAACGGGCCTGCGGACGGCGCGGGTGGTGGGCGGCCTCCTCGTCGTCTCGGTGACCCCCGGCAGTCCCGCCGACCTCGCGGGCGTGCGCCGC from Deinococcus sp. HSC-46F16 encodes:
- a CDS encoding MazG family protein; this encodes MQELLTTLRRLRAPDGCPWDREQTHESLRPYLLEEAAEAVDAVTEGPEALAAELGDVLLQVAFHSVIAEEAGTFGYADVERGIVEKLVRRHPHVFGDVQVADAGEVVVNWQAIKAAERGGQPRRAADRVPTALGALARETAAQKLAGTAKGGRGGVRAALENAPDSAEGVAGVLAAAVAWARSLGVDAEVALREHTQARLLALPDPEEE
- a CDS encoding NUDIX hydrolase; amino-acid sequence: MPSLVQLRELQAIAQAGLTYTRDPYDRERFERLLALTAELLAEGTGQTPEEVHSLLTIERGYLTPKVDVRAIVLNAAGEVLLTRERADGLWSLPGGWADPGDSPREVAVREVREETGRGVRAVRLLALLDKDKHPHPPDLWAVYKVFIACELLEDVAAHPDNTETLDSGWFAPGDLPPLSLGRNLPEQVRRMVALWQEPGLGVDVD
- a CDS encoding acyl-CoA dehydrogenase family protein; the protein is MTNPATLQAMLAHLDLGALERLGQKVDLPGLLSSVSQLNDGQLKQLARTLGGGGGRTADLPAPDGDFYGQLDRLTPEQREVRQQVRTFMTDQVRPIMNVYWNRDEFPQQMIAELRKLDLVRRVWNEDGTRKPDATLVEGLITLEACRVDVSTAVFFGVHAGLAFASIALGGSEEQKAEWLPKMLDLEAIGAFGLTEPEGGSQVSQGMRTTCRRDGDSWVLNGEKYWIGNSPFSDFTVVWARDEESSEVRGFIVRAGTAGYRVEKIEGKTALRIVENGHVFLEDCRVPESDRLQAVRGWRTTAEVLRLTRAGVAWQGVGCALGAYELALGYAQTREQFGKRIGEFQLIQNHLVHMLGNVTSMLALVLRLSDMADAGEMKDEHASLAKVVTAARCRETVALARETFGGNGILLQNGVAKHFADTEAIYSYEGTNEINTLVVGRAITGFSAFV
- a CDS encoding DUF4384 domain-containing protein, coding for MKKLLMIPAAMLLGTAAAAPRISAQSIIVNPTQPNLSVSVRVNKDTSGNANPTYRVGENISISTSVNRDAYVYLFNVDANGEVTQILPNRLGGDNFVKANTTVTFPRAGANFTFTVGEDLGLNKVLALASLTPLNLDQLSSFKSQQDQFATVNARGQQQLAQALSIVVNPIPQNSWVTDTAFFTVVGQTPVQTGSLFVGTNVANATVTLNGQRLGSANTTFSNLRPGTYPVRVQAPGFRDFTTTITVRAGVTTNLNVDFAQAVTPAPVVSNQYTLSIRSNVAGARVFVDGREVGTIQGGTLSVSVPRGSVEVVLIAPGYRTFVNTYNVTRNSQITITPAR
- a CDS encoding fumarylacetoacetate hydrolase family protein encodes the protein MRLVRIAHGGTPSWGELEGATVHLTRGMAGERTGETVALSAATLLAPAEPSKIVCVGRNYVNHIKELGNDTGELPKEPGIFLKGPNALAAEGETVAYPEWTENFHFEGELALVIGRQARDLTPENALDSVAGYTCGLDLTARDRQKTDLQWFRAKAADRFCPLGPWLETDFDPADVRVMTRINGKTRQDGRTSHMIFDVPTILTYLTRYVTLEPGDVVLTGTPEGVGPLSRGDTVEVEVEGIGVLTTRIG
- a CDS encoding ABC transporter permease → MSRSPDLAWTVARAHLARRRTQNVLTVLGIAVGVMVLIAALSLTNGFTRALVDATLRASPHLSLTSYAPAGRDAGLEAEVRSDPRVTAFVPFVGDKGLLTRPAGEGRAAGVDFATLFGVTPAAAGVLGLRPEEARLLRGLGQNEILLGEALARSVGAFPGDEVRLLSSTQRRATLRVVGVFSTGNFLIDSGYAFTRLGTLQALQGTRNITGYQLRLRDPDLAREVGQELTRLRPYASLPWQDLYGTLLDQLALQKRVIAFVVFLIVIVAAFGIANVLTLAVFEKTQEIAILRAIGATRGLITRVFLIEGAVLGLGGLLLGNLLGLGISLYFTVRPFQLPGDLYFITALPVEVRWTDLLWVNAVGLGTTLLAALIPARRAAGVEPARIIR
- a CDS encoding aspartate aminotransferase family protein; translated protein: MRYGNEELLYGLGLLDLAGPFYRVSPWEMEDEHGVRRINASGYAAVPFGDMPPVITSFLHEFLDRNRALSLPQQSSSSWRAALQTNLVRLLSRELPSHADSQVFFCSSGTEAIEGALKFAKAWRPKAKYYVSFSSGYHGKTLGSLSLTPNPEYQDIFRPLVPGAVTSPYGDLDALKQLVTRLGPDKVVAVVVEPIQGEGGVNIPPPGFLRGVGELCRRSGIVCIADEIQTGLGRTGHWFESAAQGLDPDIVTLAKPLGGGMTAVGATIVRHEIYKKMLGGLSSKRHSNTFGGNALAMAVGLKSLEYLVEQDLPARSARLGQLGLARLNALQEEYPRLFESVRGQGLLLAMQFRPMVGVPLPGPLKEIVFEATAILALRELHAAGVMANLSLSSKRTVRLTPALDMPEDLFGTMLNRVGVFAGRNPASRYLLTNTPPAVTARLAKFAASKPKKRTDSDG
- a CDS encoding CoA pyrophosphatase encodes the protein MTDTPDPLGAVLEDPWAVWVGQRPRSRLHLPDFRRAAVLVGLTREPDPRVLLTVRSADLPTHRGQISFPGGSLDPGETPVQAALREAEEEVGLSPADVTVLGELDDVFTPVGFHVTPILARIPAELRLTLSAEVAELLLPTLSELRAAPLVRETRTLPGGERVPLYRYPWRGHDIWGMTARVLHDLLGEGP